One window of Dehalobacterium formicoaceticum genomic DNA carries:
- a CDS encoding O-antigen ligase family protein — MIKNRKLNAGTPWTGGVLLLFFWSLIVGVVNQQWLSFGAGFVFLGFYGICLYLDQKMHTVELVERLLRYIFFLTLASALIGLLENFNFITREAAWWKICFGLTTVVSNDDTLFRITGTFGNPNLAASWYAVMILVGYYFYEKTPKNEHRIFFYGILLLITALVLTGSRGAMIGLMIGFVVYDLAAGKMFHVTIRMLSFLIGMGAFIGSSDWFPRGDLLSSTIDLRWAIWENCFNMFLKKPVTGWGIMGIYFADDNVYQYLRVLHAHNMLLSWVVMLGLVGLFLLLWMEWHLWGSLWQLFKEKCPLMPLLVAVQAFFWGHGVFDFSIMSPQIGLLCMVFSSLICTLAGSENSKPYFSAPKRFFCRLQGIRSLRKTNKNQ, encoded by the coding sequence TTGATAAAAAACAGAAAACTGAATGCAGGTACCCCGTGGACCGGCGGCGTTTTACTTTTGTTTTTCTGGTCCTTGATTGTCGGCGTTGTAAATCAACAATGGCTTTCTTTTGGTGCCGGATTTGTTTTCCTGGGCTTTTATGGCATCTGTCTTTATTTGGACCAAAAAATGCATACGGTAGAATTGGTGGAGCGGCTGCTGCGTTATATCTTTTTTTTGACCCTGGCTTCTGCTCTTATAGGACTGTTGGAGAATTTTAATTTTATCACCCGTGAGGCAGCTTGGTGGAAGATCTGCTTTGGTCTCACCACGGTGGTCTCAAATGATGATACCCTTTTTCGCATTACCGGCACCTTTGGTAATCCAAACCTGGCCGCTTCCTGGTATGCTGTGATGATTTTGGTAGGGTATTACTTTTATGAAAAGACACCGAAAAATGAGCACCGCATTTTTTTCTATGGGATCCTGCTTTTGATCACAGCTTTGGTGTTGACTGGTTCCAGAGGCGCGATGATTGGTCTGATGATTGGTTTTGTAGTGTATGATTTAGCGGCAGGAAAAATGTTTCATGTTACGATTCGCATGTTATCATTTCTTATCGGAATGGGAGCCTTTATCGGTTCTTCAGATTGGTTTCCCAGGGGCGATTTATTGTCTTCTACCATCGATCTTAGATGGGCGATTTGGGAAAATTGTTTCAATATGTTTTTAAAGAAACCGGTGACGGGTTGGGGAATTATGGGGATTTATTTTGCGGATGATAACGTCTATCAGTATCTGCGAGTTTTACATGCTCATAATATGCTCCTATCCTGGGTAGTAATGTTAGGCTTAGTGGGATTATTCCTTCTTCTCTGGATGGAGTGGCATTTATGGGGCAGTCTTTGGCAATTATTTAAGGAAAAATGTCCCTTGATGCCCCTCTTGGTTGCAGTTCAGGCTTTTTTCTGGGGGCATGGCGTATTTGATTTTTCGATCATGTCTCCGCAAATCGGTTTATTATGTATGGTTTTTTCTTCGTTGATTTGTACTTTAGCCGGTTCAGAAAACTCGAAACCTTATTTTAGCGCACCAAAAAGATTTTTTTGCCGGCTGCAAGGGATAAGAAGTTTAAGAAAGACGAATAAAAATCAATAA
- the purD gene encoding phosphoribosylamine--glycine ligase has product MKVLVVGGGGREHALVWKLIQSPKVNKVFCAPGNAGISQMAECIEINAEDIEGLLSFAKKEKIDLTVVGPEIPLTNGIVNQFQAAGLKIFGPSKEAAEIEGSKALAKRIMGKYQIPTAQYQVFEEAAPAIDYIRKQGAPIVVKADGLAAGKGVIVAPDEETAVNAVQEIMENKVFGQAGTRVVIEEFLEGEEVSILAFTDGEHVIPMISAQDHKRVFNDDQGPNTGGMGAYAPAPVYTPELAEDVLERIIKPTVAGLKSEGRTYQGVLYVGLMLTGSGPKVLEYNARFGDPETQPVMMLLKTDLVDIIQAILAGELSRQEILWYDEAAVCVVLASGGYPGSYEKGMKIQGLGSAQSESMVFHAGTSFAGNDIVTSGGRVLGVTAKGNSVAEAIKNAYREVDKISFQGMHYRTDIGKKALDR; this is encoded by the coding sequence ATGAAGGTACTGGTTGTCGGTGGCGGTGGACGGGAACATGCTTTGGTATGGAAACTGATCCAAAGTCCAAAGGTGAATAAAGTATTTTGCGCACCGGGAAATGCGGGTATTTCCCAAATGGCGGAATGCATTGAGATTAATGCCGAAGATATTGAAGGACTCTTATCATTTGCCAAAAAGGAAAAGATTGATCTGACAGTGGTCGGCCCGGAAATTCCTCTGACAAATGGGATTGTCAATCAGTTTCAGGCAGCTGGGCTGAAGATATTTGGCCCCTCGAAGGAAGCAGCAGAAATCGAAGGCAGTAAGGCTTTAGCCAAACGCATTATGGGAAAATATCAAATCCCCACTGCCCAATACCAGGTTTTTGAAGAGGCAGCCCCCGCCATTGATTATATTCGTAAGCAAGGCGCCCCCATTGTGGTGAAAGCGGATGGCTTAGCTGCAGGAAAAGGTGTAATCGTGGCTCCCGATGAGGAGACTGCTGTCAATGCGGTCCAGGAAATTATGGAAAACAAGGTTTTTGGACAAGCGGGGACCAGGGTGGTGATCGAGGAATTTTTAGAGGGAGAAGAAGTCAGTATTTTGGCTTTTACCGATGGGGAGCATGTGATACCGATGATCTCTGCCCAAGATCATAAGAGGGTCTTTAATGATGATCAGGGGCCGAATACCGGTGGAATGGGCGCTTATGCCCCTGCTCCCGTTTATACCCCGGAGCTTGCTGAAGATGTACTGGAAAGGATTATTAAACCCACGGTGGCAGGATTAAAGTCTGAAGGCAGAACTTATCAAGGCGTGCTTTATGTGGGGTTAATGTTAACGGGATCGGGGCCCAAGGTGTTGGAATATAATGCCCGTTTTGGGGATCCGGAAACCCAGCCGGTCATGATGCTTTTAAAAACAGATCTGGTTGATATTATCCAGGCAATTTTGGCGGGCGAGCTGTCCCGACAGGAAATCTTATGGTATGATGAGGCTGCGGTATGTGTGGTACTGGCCTCCGGGGGTTATCCGGGATCCTATGAGAAAGGCATGAAGATTCAAGGGTTAGGCTCTGCCCAGTCGGAGAGCATGGTTTTTCATGCCGGAACATCCTTTGCGGGAAATGATATTGTGACATCCGGCGGACGCGTCCTGGGCGTTACGGCAAAAGGCAATTCGGTAGCGGAAGCCATTAAAAATGCCTACAGGGAAGTGGACAAAATTAGTTTTCAAGGCATGCATTATCGCACCGATATAGGGAAAAAAGCCCTGGATAGATGA
- the purB gene encoding adenylosuccinate lyase, whose amino-acid sequence MIDRYTLPEMGSVWESENRFQKMLDAEIFACEAMADLGLIPQEAFQDIKTKASFDIPRIEEIEKVTRHDVIAFLTAVGEKVGEASKYIHMGMTSSDVLDTALSAQMREAADLLIARLRKLRSVLAEKAKKYKYTLEVGRTHGIHAEPVTFGLKMALWTMEIDRCIERMLKAKEVISVGKISGAVGTFANVDPQIEEHVCRKMGLKPAQVSTQIIQRDRHAEFLTTLALIGSSLEKFSTEIRNLQRTDILEVEEAFAKGQKGSSAMPHKKNPITAERVTGLSRVLRGNALAAMENVALWHERDITHSSVERVIIPDSCILLDYMLHLFINVMEHLNVYEENMRTNLNKTLGLVFSQRVLLTLVDKGLLRETAYEWVQRNAMIAWQTKTDFEYLILQDKDIMSYLSHEEVDSLFDYDYHTRYIDYIFQRAGL is encoded by the coding sequence ATGATTGACCGCTATACCCTGCCTGAAATGGGCAGCGTGTGGGAATCTGAAAATCGCTTTCAAAAGATGCTGGATGCGGAGATTTTTGCTTGTGAAGCGATGGCTGATTTAGGATTGATTCCTCAGGAAGCTTTTCAGGATATCAAAACGAAAGCCAGTTTTGATATCCCCAGGATTGAAGAAATTGAAAAAGTTACCAGACATGATGTCATCGCTTTTTTAACTGCGGTGGGAGAAAAGGTAGGGGAGGCCTCCAAATATATTCATATGGGTATGACTTCTTCTGATGTGTTGGATACAGCTCTCTCCGCACAAATGAGGGAAGCAGCGGATCTTCTGATCGCCCGCTTGCGCAAACTGCGTAGTGTGCTGGCTGAAAAAGCAAAAAAATATAAATACACCTTGGAAGTAGGACGAACCCACGGCATTCATGCGGAACCTGTTACCTTCGGATTAAAAATGGCTCTTTGGACGATGGAGATTGATCGATGTATTGAACGTATGCTGAAAGCAAAAGAAGTGATCTCTGTTGGGAAAATATCAGGTGCGGTAGGAACTTTTGCTAATGTTGATCCCCAGATCGAAGAACATGTTTGCCGTAAAATGGGACTGAAACCAGCTCAGGTATCGACACAAATCATTCAAAGAGACCGCCATGCAGAATTTTTAACCACATTAGCCCTCATTGGCAGTTCATTAGAAAAGTTTTCCACGGAAATCAGGAATCTGCAGCGTACAGATATTCTGGAGGTTGAGGAAGCTTTTGCCAAAGGGCAAAAGGGATCTTCCGCGATGCCCCATAAGAAAAACCCGATTACTGCGGAGCGCGTAACCGGTTTATCCCGAGTGCTCCGGGGAAATGCCCTTGCTGCCATGGAGAATGTCGCTTTGTGGCATGAAAGGGATATTACCCATTCTTCCGTAGAAAGAGTAATCATACCGGATAGCTGTATTTTATTGGATTATATGCTGCATCTTTTTATTAATGTAATGGAGCATTTAAATGTTTATGAGGAAAATATGCGCACCAATCTCAATAAAACCCTTGGGTTAGTCTTCTCTCAGCGGGTGCTCCTGACTTTGGTAGACAAAGGGCTTTTGAGGGAGACCGCTTATGAATGGGTTCAAAGAAATGCAATGATTGCATGGCAGACCAAAACAGATTTTGAATATCTTATTTTACAAGATAAGGATATTATGAGTTATCTTTCCCATGAAGAGGTGGATAGCCTATTTGATTATGATTACCATACCCGATATATTGATTACATCTTTCAACGGGCCGGCTTATAG
- the purM gene encoding phosphoribosylformylglycinamidine cyclo-ligase, which yields MGTTYQDAGVDITAGDEAVQRMKHHVKKTFRPEVLTDLGSFAGLFALDIDKYHQPVLVSGTDGVGTKLKIAMITDRHDTIGIDAVAMCVNDILVQGAEPLFFLDYLAVGKLNPPKVEEIVKGVAAGCLQAGCALIGGETAEMPGFYAEDEYDIAGFAVGVVNKDKIINGSAIVPGDVIIGLPSSGLHSNGFSLARKVLLELAALKMDEFIPELDCTLGEAMLKPTRIYVQDMLPLIAKYEIKGMAHITGGGLTENLPRVFPEGVQADIDLTTWETPPVFRLIQKLGQVTEEEMFRVFNMGVGYCIICDPSQVSGILADCAGAFIMGKITAGDGKVHFTVREK from the coding sequence ATGGGGACAACCTATCAGGATGCCGGTGTAGATATTACAGCGGGGGATGAGGCCGTACAGCGTATGAAGCATCATGTTAAGAAAACTTTCCGACCGGAGGTTTTGACAGATCTGGGCAGTTTTGCCGGGTTATTCGCCTTGGATATTGACAAATATCATCAACCGGTCTTGGTATCCGGTACCGATGGAGTGGGGACGAAATTAAAAATTGCCATGATCACAGACAGGCACGATACCATCGGTATTGATGCAGTAGCGATGTGTGTCAATGATATCTTAGTCCAGGGAGCAGAACCCCTTTTCTTTTTAGATTACTTAGCCGTGGGGAAATTAAATCCGCCTAAAGTTGAGGAAATTGTCAAAGGAGTTGCCGCCGGCTGCCTTCAGGCGGGATGTGCTTTAATTGGCGGGGAAACGGCAGAAATGCCCGGCTTTTATGCTGAGGATGAGTATGATATTGCGGGATTTGCCGTAGGCGTGGTCAACAAAGATAAAATCATCAACGGCTCTGCCATTGTTCCCGGAGATGTGATCATTGGCCTTCCTTCTTCCGGTCTGCATTCCAATGGCTTTTCTTTGGCTCGTAAAGTGCTTTTGGAGCTGGCTGCTTTAAAAATGGACGAATTTATCCCTGAGCTTGATTGTACCCTTGGGGAGGCAATGTTGAAACCAACTCGTATCTATGTCCAGGATATGCTGCCTTTAATCGCCAAATACGAGATTAAAGGCATGGCTCATATTACCGGAGGCGGCCTGACAGAAAATCTGCCCCGGGTTTTTCCGGAGGGTGTACAGGCTGATATTGATCTCACAACGTGGGAAACTCCGCCAGTTTTTCGTTTGATCCAAAAATTAGGGCAGGTGACGGAAGAAGAAATGTTTCGGGTCTTTAATATGGGCGTAGGATATTGTATTATTTGTGATCCCTCTCAGGTATCGGGAATTCTAGCTGATTGTGCCGGCGCTTTTATCATGGGAAAAATCACGGCGGGTGATGGAAAAGTCCATTTCACCGTAAGGGAAAAATAA
- a CDS encoding IS4 family transposase, which produces MTSILPKKIASEKESANYVANFFKEHKIGQTLKQSNFFKQKGFPCKDLLQFLVTLIFMGKNLWRYLNTDANNAPFQKDAVYRFLNNCYYNWRKFLLLLSSQIIQNHIVPLTDEKRVNVFIIDDSLFSRSRSKAVELLARVYDHVEHKYVRGFRMLTLGWSDGNTFLPLAFSLLSSEKESNRLQGMNAMDKRTNGYKRRKEAIHKSTEVLLELLKQAKAYMVPASYLLFDSWFSFPVVIRKVLEQQLHTICMLKSMPTVKYEYQGQNLTLNKLYAAVKKKRGRAKVLASIIVEIGQMSSGEPVQAKIVFVRDRRAKKKWLALLTTDTELPDEEVIRIYGKRWNIEVFFKMSKSYLGLSKEFQGRSYDSMVAHVTIVFIRYIMLALESRNGEDPRTIGNLFYICCDELQDISLVEALQRIFFLMEQFLQEQLQLAEAEIRKLIDFLISNLPSFFKERLAVSFCES; this is translated from the coding sequence GTGACTTCTATATTACCAAAAAAAATAGCTTCTGAAAAGGAGTCAGCCAATTACGTTGCAAACTTTTTCAAGGAACATAAAATTGGCCAAACATTAAAGCAGTCGAACTTTTTTAAACAGAAGGGCTTTCCTTGCAAAGACCTACTACAGTTTCTCGTGACGCTGATCTTTATGGGCAAAAACCTATGGCGCTATCTGAACACCGATGCCAACAACGCCCCATTTCAAAAAGATGCTGTCTACCGATTTCTGAACAACTGCTACTACAACTGGCGTAAGTTCTTGCTGCTGCTCAGCTCCCAGATCATTCAAAACCACATCGTACCGCTCACTGACGAGAAGCGAGTCAATGTCTTTATCATCGATGACTCCCTTTTCAGTCGATCCCGAAGCAAGGCAGTAGAACTTCTGGCTAGGGTCTACGACCATGTGGAACACAAATACGTCCGAGGCTTCCGAATGCTAACCTTGGGTTGGTCAGACGGCAACACCTTTTTGCCTCTAGCCTTCTCCCTGCTTAGCTCAGAGAAGGAATCGAACCGACTACAAGGCATGAATGCTATGGACAAACGGACAAACGGCTATAAGAGACGTAAAGAGGCTATCCACAAGAGCACTGAAGTGTTGTTGGAACTGCTAAAACAAGCCAAGGCGTACATGGTTCCGGCCAGCTACCTCCTGTTTGACAGTTGGTTTTCCTTTCCCGTCGTGATCAGAAAGGTATTGGAACAGCAACTTCACACCATCTGTATGCTTAAGTCGATGCCCACAGTCAAATATGAATACCAGGGACAAAATCTCACCCTGAACAAGCTGTATGCCGCAGTCAAAAAGAAACGGGGTCGGGCCAAAGTCCTTGCCTCTATCATTGTAGAAATTGGCCAGATGTCAAGCGGCGAACCAGTACAAGCTAAGATCGTATTTGTCAGGGACAGAAGAGCCAAGAAGAAATGGCTAGCGCTCCTCACCACCGATACTGAACTTCCGGATGAAGAGGTCATCCGCATTTATGGGAAGCGTTGGAACATCGAGGTTTTCTTCAAGATGTCCAAGTCCTATCTCGGGTTGTCCAAAGAGTTTCAGGGACGTTCTTATGATTCCATGGTGGCGCACGTTACCATCGTGTTTATCCGATACATCATGCTGGCTTTGGAGAGCCGAAACGGTGAAGACCCGAGAACCATTGGCAACCTTTTCTACATCTGTTGCGACGAGTTACAGGATATCAGCTTAGTGGAGGCGCTACAGAGAATCTTCTTCCTAATGGAACAATTTTTACAAGAGCAACTACAACTGGCAGAGGCAGAAATCCGCAAACTGATTGACTTCTTAATCAGCAATTTACCCTCGTTTTTCAAGGAACGACTGGCTGTTTCTTTCTGCGAAAGTTGA
- the purN gene encoding phosphoribosylglycinamide formyltransferase yields the protein MAPLKLAVLASGRGSNLLAIIEQIKNGNLQAQINVVISDHEDAPALKKAEEEGITGIFLDPKSFPQRKEYDLALGKLVRQYQGELVVLAGFMRILGEDFLTKFPQRVINIHPALLPSFPGTHGQKQALDYGVKISGCTVHFVDPGVDSGPIIAQCSVPVEEDDTEENLARRILAKEHELYSQVIQWIAEGRVEILGRRVKVHQGQDAELS from the coding sequence ATGGCACCTCTGAAATTAGCTGTGCTGGCTTCCGGCAGAGGTTCTAATTTGCTGGCAATTATCGAACAAATTAAAAACGGAAATCTCCAGGCTCAAATCAATGTGGTCATCAGCGATCATGAGGATGCACCGGCATTAAAGAAAGCGGAGGAAGAAGGGATCACCGGCATCTTTCTTGATCCGAAAAGCTTCCCCCAGCGCAAGGAGTATGATCTGGCATTAGGGAAGCTGGTTCGGCAGTATCAAGGGGAACTGGTGGTACTGGCCGGATTTATGCGGATCTTGGGAGAAGATTTCTTAACCAAATTTCCCCAAAGAGTGATTAATATTCATCCTGCTTTATTACCTTCTTTTCCCGGAACCCATGGGCAAAAGCAGGCCTTGGATTATGGGGTTAAGATCTCCGGCTGCACGGTTCATTTTGTGGATCCAGGAGTAGATTCCGGCCCGATTATTGCCCAATGCTCCGTACCTGTGGAAGAGGATGATACGGAGGAAAATCTGGCCCGACGCATTTTAGCAAAGGAACATGAATTGTATTCCCAAGTGATACAGTGGATCGCGGAAGGACGGGTTGAAATTCTGGGTAGAAGGGTCAAGGTGCATCAAGGACAGGACGCCGAACTCTCTTAA
- the purE gene encoding 5-(carboxyamino)imidazole ribonucleotide mutase, whose product MSEFKVAVVMGSDSDLPIMKDAIQFLEQMGISCQVYISSAHRVPHKTAQIAETAEEKGIEVIIAGAGGAAHLPGVIAAFTTIPVIGVPIKTATLNGVDSLYSIVQMPPGIPVATVSINGAKNAGILAAQILALKYPVVQEKLKAFRKEMAEQVAGKDDRLQEIGVDAYLANMK is encoded by the coding sequence ATGAGTGAATTCAAAGTGGCAGTTGTTATGGGTAGTGATTCGGATCTGCCGATTATGAAGGATGCAATACAATTTTTAGAACAAATGGGGATTTCATGTCAGGTGTATATTTCGTCTGCGCACCGAGTGCCTCATAAGACAGCTCAAATTGCGGAAACTGCCGAAGAAAAAGGAATTGAAGTGATTATTGCCGGTGCCGGGGGAGCTGCTCATTTGCCCGGGGTCATCGCCGCTTTTACCACCATACCGGTGATTGGCGTACCGATTAAAACAGCTACCCTCAATGGTGTGGATTCTTTATATTCCATTGTCCAGATGCCGCCAGGTATTCCTGTGGCCACCGTCTCCATAAATGGGGCCAAAAATGCAGGTATTTTGGCGGCCCAAATTTTGGCCTTGAAATATCCTGTGGTTCAAGAAAAACTCAAGGCCTTCAGAAAGGAAATGGCTGAGCAGGTAGCCGGGAAAGATGATCGTTTGCAGGAAATCGGAGTGGATGCTTACTTAGCAAATATGAAGTAA
- the purF gene encoding amidophosphoribosyltransferase: MIDLLNTDEKPKDECGLFGIYGHNMDVATMTYYGLYALQHRGQESTGITVSDGKEFKNHKDMGLVGEVFNEKILAPLKGHLAIGHVRYSTVDSGLAVNTQPLDFRYLKGLISLAHNGSLINANEIRQRLALNGSVFQTTSDTEVIVKLIARYGQSSIEEALMKMMIDIKGAYSLLVMTEDQLIGVRDPHGVRPLCIGKKGKSYILASETCALDTVGAEFIRDVDPGEIVIIDNDGLRSIHAMKSSEQAFCIFEFVYLARPDSNFDGRNVTLVRRAMGRQLAQEYPIDADIVIPVPDSGVPAALGYAEASGIPYMEGLMKNRYIGRTFIKPTQKMRETAVRLKLNPIRDIIEGKRVVMVDDSVVRGTTSKQIVQMIRNAGAKEVHLMVSSPTVKYPCYYGIDTQERNQLIAVKQSIEEIREYIGADGLHFLSLEGMVEATGSSKDSFCAACFTGEYPLGISKRVGEYPMEQEVE, translated from the coding sequence ATGATCGATTTGCTGAATACAGATGAAAAACCAAAAGACGAATGCGGTCTTTTTGGGATTTATGGGCACAACATGGATGTGGCTACCATGACCTATTATGGGCTATATGCCTTGCAGCACAGAGGGCAAGAGAGTACCGGGATTACTGTTTCTGATGGTAAAGAGTTTAAGAATCATAAAGACATGGGTTTGGTGGGAGAGGTTTTCAACGAAAAAATACTGGCACCCTTGAAAGGCCATCTGGCCATTGGCCATGTACGGTATTCTACAGTCGATTCCGGTTTGGCGGTAAATACCCAACCCTTGGATTTCAGATATTTAAAGGGTTTAATTTCTTTGGCACACAATGGGAGCTTGATTAATGCCAATGAAATTCGTCAACGCTTAGCTTTAAACGGCTCGGTTTTTCAAACTACTTCCGATACAGAAGTGATTGTAAAACTTATTGCCCGCTATGGACAAAGCTCCATTGAAGAGGCGTTGATGAAAATGATGATCGATATTAAAGGCGCCTACTCTCTGCTGGTGATGACGGAGGATCAATTGATCGGTGTCCGGGATCCACATGGGGTGCGACCTCTGTGTATTGGAAAAAAGGGCAAATCATATATCCTAGCTTCGGAGACCTGTGCCTTAGATACGGTTGGTGCTGAATTTATTCGGGATGTTGATCCGGGGGAAATTGTCATCATTGATAATGATGGGCTGAGAAGCATCCATGCCATGAAAAGCTCTGAACAAGCTTTTTGTATTTTCGAATTTGTTTATTTAGCCCGGCCGGATTCTAATTTTGACGGCAGGAATGTAACATTGGTACGGCGTGCTATGGGACGGCAATTAGCTCAGGAATATCCGATAGATGCGGATATTGTGATACCGGTACCGGACTCCGGCGTGCCGGCAGCCTTAGGGTATGCGGAAGCATCCGGGATTCCCTACATGGAAGGTTTAATGAAAAACCGTTATATTGGGCGAACTTTCATCAAACCGACGCAAAAGATGCGGGAGACTGCAGTCAGGCTGAAACTAAACCCCATTCGGGATATTATTGAAGGAAAAAGAGTGGTGATGGTGGATGATTCCGTGGTACGAGGCACCACCAGCAAGCAGATCGTACAGATGATCCGGAATGCAGGCGCGAAAGAGGTCCACTTAATGGTGAGCTCGCCGACGGTCAAGTACCCCTGTTATTATGGTATTGATACTCAAGAAAGAAATCAGCTGATTGCGGTAAAACAATCAATTGAAGAAATAAGGGAATATATTGGGGCAGACGGTTTGCATTTTCTGAGTCTGGAGGGTATGGTTGAGGCCACCGGTTCATCCAAGGATAGTTTTTGTGCCGCTTGTTTTACCGGCGAATACCCTTTAGGTATTTCAAAACGTGTGGGTGAATACCCGATGGAGCAGGAGGTAGAGTAA
- the purH gene encoding bifunctional phosphoribosylaminoimidazolecarboxamide formyltransferase/IMP cyclohydrolase has translation MISVSDKTGVVELARELVQLGYEIVSTGGTFKTITQEGVAATYVTDITGFPEILEGRVKTLHPHVHAGILAKRTPEHLAQLAELDIVPIDLVVVNLYPFKETIARENVTLAEAIENIDIGGPAMVRAAAKNYQGVAVVVNPKRYREILEQLKSTGTIKEETRFSLAQEAFAHTADYDTHIAAYLAQVKDEQGSFPDHLCLRGEKIQELRYGENPHQKAAFYREIGAHGAGIGTARQIHGKELSFNNIVDLNAALELVKEFPEAAAVIIKHTNPCGTALGESLAMAYERAFQADPVSAFGGIVGLNREVDLETAQKMTETFLEAVIAPSFTKEALAVLTNKANIRLLETGVFTSEDVSRFDVKKVHGGILLQDIDGGKLSAADLKVVTKRKPTDEELTELLFSWRVVKHVKSNGIVVSKNHQTLGVGAGQMNRVGAAQIALTQGGQECRGAVLASDAFFPFRDTVDQAGQAGITAIIQPGGSLKDEESILAADEHNIAMVFTGIRHFKH, from the coding sequence ATGATCAGTGTCTCGGATAAAACCGGTGTGGTGGAATTGGCTCGTGAATTGGTGCAATTAGGTTACGAAATCGTTTCTACGGGGGGAACTTTTAAAACCATCACCCAAGAGGGCGTCGCTGCTACATATGTGACAGACATCACCGGTTTTCCGGAAATATTGGAAGGACGGGTAAAAACTTTACATCCCCATGTTCATGCAGGCATTCTAGCCAAGAGAACGCCGGAACATTTAGCCCAGCTGGCAGAGCTGGACATTGTACCCATCGACTTGGTGGTTGTTAACTTATATCCATTTAAAGAAACCATCGCCCGGGAAAATGTCACCCTGGCAGAAGCCATTGAAAATATTGATATCGGAGGCCCTGCCATGGTGCGGGCAGCAGCCAAAAATTACCAAGGGGTGGCCGTAGTGGTTAACCCCAAAAGATACCGGGAAATCCTTGAACAGCTGAAGTCAACAGGGACAATTAAGGAAGAAACCAGGTTTAGCCTGGCTCAGGAAGCTTTTGCCCATACGGCTGATTATGATACCCATATTGCAGCTTATTTGGCTCAGGTGAAGGACGAGCAAGGATCCTTTCCTGACCATTTATGTCTCCGGGGAGAAAAAATTCAGGAACTGCGCTACGGGGAAAATCCCCATCAAAAAGCGGCCTTTTATCGTGAAATAGGCGCTCATGGTGCAGGAATTGGAACAGCCCGGCAAATCCATGGTAAAGAGCTCTCTTTTAACAATATTGTGGACTTAAATGCGGCCTTGGAATTGGTCAAGGAATTTCCGGAAGCGGCAGCGGTGATCATAAAGCATACGAATCCCTGTGGCACTGCCTTAGGGGAGAGTCTCGCCATGGCTTATGAGCGGGCTTTTCAGGCTGACCCCGTGTCTGCTTTTGGCGGCATTGTGGGCTTAAACCGGGAAGTTGACCTGGAAACGGCGCAAAAAATGACGGAAACATTTTTAGAAGCCGTGATCGCCCCTTCCTTTACCAAGGAAGCTTTGGCGGTTTTGACGAACAAAGCGAACATTCGATTATTGGAAACAGGTGTATTTACTTCGGAAGATGTGAGCAGGTTTGATGTGAAGAAGGTTCATGGCGGGATACTGCTTCAAGATATAGATGGAGGAAAGCTGTCGGCCGCTGACTTAAAGGTTGTAACGAAAAGGAAGCCAACAGATGAGGAACTGACAGAACTGCTCTTTTCCTGGCGCGTGGTCAAACATGTGAAATCCAACGGGATTGTGGTCTCAAAAAATCACCAAACCTTGGGAGTAGGAGCAGGACAAATGAACCGGGTTGGTGCGGCTCAAATTGCTTTGACCCAGGGCGGACAGGAGTGCCGGGGAGCAGTCCTGGCCTCGGATGCTTTTTTCCCTTTTCGGGATACAGTTGATCAGGCCGGTCAGGCAGGCATTACTGCCATCATTCAGCCGGGGGGCTCCCTTAAAGATGAAGAATCTATTCTTGCTGCGGATGAACATAACATCGCGATGGTTTTTACCGGGATAAGGCATTTTAAACACTAA